CCGGGGTGATCGGCTGCACCGGCAGGTAGCCGTCGGTTTGCGGTGGGGTCTCTGCGACATCGTCGGTGAACAGCGATCCGGTGCCCAGCCCGCAGGCGTGCTGCAGGTCCGGCAGTGCGGCCGCGGCGTGCAACCCGGTGCTTATACCGACCGCGGAGTCGATCGCGCTGGAGATCACCACCGGTATGCCGATCTGGGCGGCGATGGCCAGGAGCTGTGAAATACCGCCCAGCGGCGCGACTTTGAGCACGGCGATATCGGCGGCGCCGGCTTTGGCGACGGCCAGCGGATCCTCGGCCTTGCGGATGCTCTCGTCGGCGGCGACCGGGGTGTCGATGCGGCGGCGCAGCTCGGCGAGCTCGGCGACCGTGGCGCAGGGTTGTTCCAGATACTCCAGCGGTCCCAACGCCTTTGCCGCCTGCACGGCCTGCTCGATGCTCCAGCCGCCGTTGGCATCCACCCGCACGGTGGGGATCACGGCGCGCACGGCCTCGACGCGGGCGACGTCATCGGCCAGGGCCTGGCCGGGTTCGGCGACTTTGACTTTGGCGGTTTCCGCGCCGGGGAACCGTGCCAGCACCTCCGGCACCCGGCCGGCGTCGACGGCGGGCACGGTCGCGTTGATCGGGATCCGGTCGCGGATGGGCTCGGGCGGCTGGTGGTAGGCGCTTTCCAACGCCGAGGCCAACCAATGTGCCGCCTCGGGCGGTTCGTACTCGGGGAAGGCGCCGAACTCCCCCCAGCCGGCCGGTCCGTCGATCAGGGCGAGTTCGCGAACGGTGATGCCGCGGAATTTGACCCGCATCGGCAACGCCACCACATGCAGGCGGTCGAGGATGTCGTCGAGGCGCGGCATCGGTCTATGGTGCCGGGCAGACGGTGTGGTGCGCTAGGCGGGGGCCGCGTGGTCGGGATCCGGCGCCGGCGTTGCTGGGCGGCCTCCGATCAGGCCGTCATTGTCGACATCGATGCCGAAGGTCTGCTCCACAAATGTGATCGCATCCTGGATCGGCGACGGCGCCGGCTCCTCGACGGCCGACGGCGCCGGAGCCGCTTCAGGCGGTGTGACCGGTGCCGGGCCCGATTCGGCCATCGGCTCGGTCATCTTTCGGAGCCTCGCCTCACCAGGTTCAGTGAATTGTGGCTCTGCATGCTCCGGCGCCGACACCGGTGGCCCCGCCGCGGATTCCTCGTCCGCCATCGAAACCGGCGGCGCCACAGCGGAAGATGCCGGAGGCGTGGCCGGCCGAAGCTGCTGATCCTCGTTGTCGGCGACACCGACACTGCTGTTCACGTGCGGCGACGATTCGCCTCCCAGCAGCGCCCCGCGCACCAGCACAACCGTCATCACCGCGACCAGCACTGTCACCCCCACGGCTGCGATCAGCAACGCATCAGCGCGGCGGAGCCGTTGTCGCACAGGAACAGTCGGCTCATCGACAACGACGCCGACGAAACCAGCGTTTCCGGAAGTGAGCGCCGCCCCGCGGGCCAATCCCAGTTCGGCATCGATCAGCGCAATCATTCGCGGAGCGAGAGCGCGCTCAAGCCGCTCCGGAAAGCCTTCGGTCACTAGGGCATGTGGGACCATCACGAACACAGCACCCGGTACCCAGTCGGCGACGAGTTGGTCCAGCGATACCAACGCCGCGTCGTCGTCGTGGTGTTGGGAAACGGCGGTGTGATGGACACCGTCTCGGCCATCGGCCAGCACCGCGATGGTTTGGTCCTCGGCGATCAGGCTGACGGTCGCGCGCTGAGATCGTCTGCTCGAGGCGACCACCTCGGCCAGCGCCGCCACAGCGTCGGCCGGCTCGAACATCACGATCTCTGCGATGTCCGAATCGGCTAACAGCCCTGCCAAGTCCAACGCATACTGTTCGGCGTCAGTCGTGCTGGTCAGCCCAGCGGCCTGCACCGAGTAGCCGCGGCTCGCTGCGGTGCGCGCAACCTGCGCGACGGCGGCCACAACAACATCCAGTCCTCCCGCAGACACAGCGACCGCATCGCGTATCACCGTCCGCGCATCGGCCCCGACCCCTTCGAGAACAACCAGGCCCGCGCGCGTCGCCGTCAGCGATATCCCCAGTACAGCGCCCACCGATTTCCCCCCGGCACTAACGCCTAAGCCCCCCGGATTAGGCTAACCTTGCCTAATATTAGCGGGTCGGTTCGGCCAGGCAGGGTTGCTGGCAAATTGCCCACTGGCGCGGTCAACCCCGTGGGGCCGCGCCGATGACCAACAGATCCAGCAGGCGGCCGCTCTGGTCGGGCGAGGTCAGGTCACAGCGGTTCGCCGATGTCCGGGAGCAGGGCGATGTCTTGCGGCTGCCCATTGCGAAACATGGCGGCAAGTTCACGAACTCGCCTCTTGGTCCAGGCGCCATCAAGATCGCTGAGCCACTCGTATTCGTACTTGAAGCGCTCCGCGCGATCGCCGATTTTTTTCGCGGCTTCATCTGTGACGATGTCAGTGCAATACCAGTAGCGCAGATCATAATACTTCGAAGCCGAGGTTCCCACGTTCGCAAAACGAATGGTGGTACGAGCCATCGTCCGCGACGAAAACGTTTAGTCCGTGGTTAGTCCGCAGTCCGACTGGGATGGAACGAACGCCGAACTTATCGGCCAGCCGATCGATCTCGGCCTGAAGTTCTCCGGATCTACCTCCTGATGGAGGAATCACTTTATTGACCCTCCAGGATAGCCGTACGCGCAGCATCGAAATCCTGGGCGATGCGTCGAGTAAGCCATTCGAGCCTTTTCGGAGTAGTGTCACAGGATGCGCGCTCCTCGCGAAGTTTCCGCACGAGCTCCTCTAGCGGAAGATCAGCTGTGTCGGCGAAATCGCTGAGGTGGTGCCACTTTTTGGATCGGCCGTAGACGCCAAGCTCATTCGGTGCGTCGAAGGGAGCAATCATCGCATTGATTTCCCCCTCGCGCGAAGAGTGGTAGACCTGGATTTTGCAGTCAGGGCCTCGGTAATAAGCAACCGAGCTCGTCAGCCCCCCCTCGTCAACGATCTCATCAACCTCTTCGACAGCAAAACCCAGTCCCGACAGGAAAGGATCCACAATTCTCCGGACTTCTTCTATGAATTCGTTTACCAACATCAACCCTTCACCCATGCGTTGCCAACTCGCTGGTAGCCGTACTCTGGCGCGTTCTCTACCAGGAACTCAATCTCTCTCGCGGAGAACGAGTCTGGAAACTTCACAAGAACGGACTCCAGTGAGGGACATTCCTCACTAAGGACGTATTCGATGCGGGATACGCCGCTTTCCATTTGGGTAAGCAGGAACTGTTCGTTTACTTGCCACGCAAGGTTGTCCGCTTGGGACGTGCCGAGCCCACCGGCAAGCGCGTCCCATGTCGGACTCCCGGTGTCAAAGTAGATGCCGCCGTTGTCCCTGGCCTCACCGATGTAGCCACCGTCTTGACCGTCGAATCTACCCAGGACGACCCGGTCCGGATTGGGGCCGACGTAGTGGGTCGACATATCGGCGACTTCCTGGCTGAGACCTGCGGTCGGCCCTCCGTGCAGACTTGCATGATTGAGGTCCGTGGCCGAACCTTTTGCCCAGGGGTGATAGGCGGCCGGGGTATCGAGACCGACCTCCGCGTACGACGAAACGGCTGGCCCGGTGTCGAGCACGCCGGGGCCGATGTCGCCGAGCCCCGCCCGAACCATGGCACCCTCACCAGCGAACGGAAGGGTGACCGCGGCGGAGCCGGCATCGAAGGTCTTTTCTCCGAGGTAGTACGGAAGACTCGGCGAGTTGATGGCGTCTTTGACTTCTGCGACGCCTGCACCGACGGGGTTGATCATGGCACTGCCAATGCCTTTGGCCATTCCGCCCCAGGATTCCAGCACACCGGGGGCGCCCGGTCCGCCCTGTCCCAGCAGATTCTTGACGCCTTGTTCGGTGGCGCGCCACCGGTCACCGAATCCGTCGCCGAATCCGGGTGCCGGTCCGCGTTGCGGTGCAGGGGGGATAAATCGCGGCAGCGGCTGCTGGGCGGCGACCACGGCCGCATTGATCCGCGCCTCGATCTGATCCGCCGGAACACCGTCGTTGGCCAGCACCTGCCTAGCAGCTACTTTGAAGCCCTCGACGTCCTTGGGGTTCAACGGGACTGGGGGGACGGGCCCACCGCCCTGCTTCGCCTGGCTCAACAGCCAGGGCAGGCTTCCAGCCGCCGGATCGCCGGAGGCGTCATTCGCCCTCCGCGCGTCGGTCGGCAGCGCCTGCTCGGCCGGCGCCTTCGTTGCGTCGGTCGGCATCGGCGGGCCGAATATCGCGCGACCGTCCGCGGTGACTCTGGTGTCGCCGACTACTGCCCGGATGGCGGTGGCCAGATCCTGGTCCGTCCTGCTTGCGTCGGCCATCAGCTTGGTCAGCCGACGTTGGAGCGCGTCAAAGTCGTTGCGCTTCGTCTCGGCGACGTGTCCGCTCAACCATCCATCGGGACTGATCGCCCAATTATTGCTCGCCGCAGCCGATTTGATCGAGATCCACTCCGTCTTGCAGGCCGAGACCTCAGCCCGAGCGGTGCAGAAGGCGTTGGCGATCGCCGTCGCCTCACTCTGGTGATCGGCAATGTCCGCCCGGTGCTTGCCCAACTCTTGGCGGAACGCGTCGCCGCCGCGACCTTCCCACTCCTTGAGTCCGCTGCCGGTGTCGCCTAACGCTGCACCGAAGTCGGCCTTGCGTGCGGCGCGTTCCGTGGCGATCTCGAACACCGTGTCCAGAGTTTCGAGGTTCCACTTCTCGATGCCGTCGGTAGTGATCGTCATCCGCTAGGAAGCGCCGGATTCTCTGGGAACGAGCACGGTGAACCTCCCGGCGTGCTCCTGCTCCATCGCCGTATAGCGACGACCGCCCTCACGGATGGCCTCGGCGAACGCGTGCACCCGCCCGTGCAACCGCGCGTCGGCGGACTTCCAGTGCGCGCTCAACTCGGCCAGGGCTTCCGCGGAGGACCCGGCCCAGGCCGCGGCGCAGTCACCCACGTAGCCGGCGTGTCGGGCCGCGAACGTGCGTGACACCTCGGTCGCGGCGGCCACCCGCGAGGCGTGGGCGTGCAACTGCGCGGGATCAACCGATAGCTTCGCGGGATCAATC
This is a stretch of genomic DNA from Mycolicibacter terrae. It encodes these proteins:
- a CDS encoding WXG100 family type VII secretion target, whose amino-acid sequence is MASVPIDPAKLSVDPAQLHAHASRVAAATEVSRTFAARHAGYVGDCAAAWAGSSAEALAELSAHWKSADARLHGRVHAFAEAIREGGRRYTAMEQEHAGRFTVLVPRESGAS
- a CDS encoding o-succinylbenzoate synthase is translated as MPRLDDILDRLHVVALPMRVKFRGITVRELALIDGPAGWGEFGAFPEYEPPEAAHWLASALESAYHQPPEPIRDRIPINATVPAVDAGRVPEVLARFPGAETAKVKVAEPGQALADDVARVEAVRAVIPTVRVDANGGWSIEQAVQAAKALGPLEYLEQPCATVAELAELRRRIDTPVAADESIRKAEDPLAVAKAGAADIAVLKVAPLGGISQLLAIAAQIGIPVVISSAIDSAVGISTGLHAAAALPDLQHACGLGTGSLFTDDVAETPPQTDGYLPVQPITPDPARLHALAAPPARRQWWIDRITACHRLLAV